A genome region from Gallus gallus isolate bGalGal1 chromosome 9, bGalGal1.mat.broiler.GRCg7b, whole genome shotgun sequence includes the following:
- the GPR160 gene encoding probable G-protein coupled receptor 160 isoform X1, whose product MAALLCENCTSRYHQPQLSRPLEISCMLLLIMLGKVGLDFFMLQVKHKKVKVSFMGYFCVSLALLDFILLLNIAVILYLEDFALWGVRFTKYHICLFTQIISLTYGTLHYPVYLVAGLDYYMTVAQTSQFPCRGRRLFYICVVAFIWISGFFCILKVPAIYEELEIRNHFSPYQCPVYVSMQSYSVSVAMLVLLGMALMVCWKEVITMLLAVRVASFAGQHVLMFSFVPNNNSTCFKQQLLTRLLICFLGTWAPFVLLQFIILFLGAWIPAYMEMNVPWLYFINSFLIGVAYWCRCHDVELTEEMWSTDPFVSWKFCFMPFNNENTEPAEKPGTVIVIC is encoded by the coding sequence ATGGCTGCTCTACTCTGTGAGAACTGCACTAGTCGGTACCACCAGCCCCAGCTCAGCCGGCCCCTGGAGATCAGCTGCATGCTGCTTCTGATCATGCTTGGAAAAGTGGGCCTGGATTTCTTCATGCTGCAAGTTAAGCACAAGAAAGTGAAAGTTAGTTTTATGGGATATTTTTGTGTCTCCCTGGCACTTCTTGATTTCATACTGCTGCTGAATATAGCTGTCATCCTCTATCTGGAGGACTTTGCGCTGTGGGGTGTCAGATTTACTAAGTACCACATCTGCCTGTTTACTCAGATCATTTCTCTTACTTACGGTACTTTGCATTACCCGGTGTATCTCGTGGCAGGCCTGGATTATTACATGACTGTAGCCCAAACCTCTCAATTCCCCTGCAGAGGTCGAAGATTATTTTACATTTGTGTTGTGGCTTTTATATGGATCTCAGGGTTTTTTTGTATTCTGAAAGTTCCTGCTATCTATGAAGAACTAGAAATTCGGAACCATTTCTCTCCTTATCAGTGTCCTGTCTATGTCAGCATGCAGAGCTACTCAGTCTCAGTtgccatgctggttctcctaGGCATGGCTCTCATGGTTTGCTGGAAGGAAGTGATCAccatgctgctggctgtgaggGTAGCCTCCTTTGCCGGCCAGCACGTCCTGATGTTCTCCTTTGTGCCCAACAACAACAGCACTTGTTTCAAGCAGCAGCTTCTGACCAGACtcctcatctgttttcttgGCACTTGGGCACCTTTTGTTCTTCTCCAGTTTATCATCTTGTTTCTTGGTGCTTGGATTCCAGCCTACATGGAAATGAACGTCCCTTGGCTGTACTTCATCAACAGCTTTCTTATTGGAGTAGCATACTGGTGTCGATGTCACGACGTTGAATTGACAGAGGAGATGTGGTCTACAGATCCATTTGTCAGCTGGAAATTCTGCTTTATGCCATTTAACAATGAAAACACAGAGCCAGCTGAAAAGCCAGGCACAGTAATTGTGATCTGTTAA
- the GPR160 gene encoding probable G-protein coupled receptor 160 (The RefSeq protein has 4 substitutions compared to this genomic sequence), which yields MAALLCENCTSRYHQPQLSRPLEISCMLLLIMLGKVGLDFFMLQVKHKKVKVSFMGYFCVSLALLDFILLLNIAVILYLEDFALWGVRFTKYHICLFTQIISLTYGTLHYPVYLVAGLDYYMTVAQTSQFPCRGRRLFYIFVVAFIWISGFFCILKVPAIYEELEIQNHFSPYQCPVYVSMQSYSVSVAMLVLLGMALMVCWKEVITMLLAVRVASFAGQHVLMFSYGPNNNSTCFKQQLLTRLLICFLGTWAPFVLLQFIILFLGAWIPAYMEMNVPWLYFINSFLIGVAYWCRCHDVELTEEMWSTDPFVSWKFCFMPFNNENTEPAEKPGTVIVIC from the coding sequence ATGGCTGCTCTACTCTGTGAGAACTGCACTAGTCGGTACCACCAGCCCCAGCTCAGCCGGCCCCTGGAGATCAGCTGCATGCTGCTTCTGATCATGCTTGGAAAAGTGGGCCTGGATTTCTTCATGCTGCAAGTTAAGCACAAGAAAGTGAAAGTTAGTTTTATGGGATATTTTTGTGTCTCCCTGGCACTTCTTGATTTCATACTGCTGCTGAATATAGCTGTCATCCTCTATCTGGAGGACTTTGCGCTGTGGGGTGTCAGATTTACTAAGTACCACATCTGCCTGTTTACTCAGATCATTTCTCTTACTTACGGTACTTTGCATTACCCGGTGTATCTCGTGGCAGGCCTGGATTATTACATGACTGTAGCCCAAACCTCTCAATTCCCCTGCAGAGGTCGAAGATTATTTTACATTTGTGTTGTGGCTTTTATATGGATCTCAGGGTTTTTTTGTATTCTGAAAGTTCCTGCTATCTATGAAGAACTAGAAATTCGGAACCATTTCTCTCCTTATCAGTGTCCTGTCTATGTCAGCATGCAGAGCTACTCAGTCTCAGTtgccatgctggttctcctaGGCATGGCTCTCATGGTTTGCTGGAAGGAAGTGATCAccatgctgctggctgtgaggGTAGCCTCCTTTGCCGGCCAGCACGTCCTGATGTTCTCCTTTGTGCCCAACAACAACAGCACTTGTTTCAAGCAGCAGCTTCTGACCAGACtcctcatctgttttcttgGCACTTGGGCACCTTTTGTTCTTCTCCAGTTTATCATCTTGTTTCTTGGTGCTTGGATTCCAGCCTACATGGAAATGAACGTCCCTTGGCTGTACTTCATCAACAGCTTTCTTATTGGAGTAGCATACTGGTGTCGATGTCACGACGTTGAATTGACAGAGGAGATGTGGTCTACAGATCCATTTGTCAGCTGGAAATTCTGCTTTATGCCATTTAACAATGAAAACACAGAGCCAGCTGAAAAGCCAGGCACAGTAATTGTGATCTGTTAA
- the SEC62 gene encoding translocation protein SEC62, producing the protein MAERRRHRKRIQEVGEPFKEEKAVAKYLRFNCPTKSTNMMGHRVDYFIASKAVDCLLDSKWAKAKKGEEALFTTRESVVDYCNRLLKKQFFHRALKVMKMKPDKDTKKEKEKGKAESGKEEEKKSKKESSKDEKTKKEKEKKKDGEKEECKKDETPGTPKKKETKRKFKLEPHEDQVFLDGNEVYVWIYDPVHFKTFAMGLVLVIAVIAATLFPLWPAEMRVGVYYLSVGAGCFVASILLLAVARCILFLIIWLITGGRHHFWFLPNLTADVGFIDSFRPLYTHEYKGPKADLKKEEKSESKKQQKYDSEEKSDSEKKEEEDGKTEATRNSGTEGSGGERHSDTDSDRREDDRSQHSSGNGNDFEMITKEELEQQTDEGDCEEDEDEDTESRPSHEKS; encoded by the exons AtggcggagcggcggcggcacAGGAAGCGGATCCAG GAGGTGGGTGAGCCATTCAAAGAGGAGAAGGCTGTTGCCAAATACTTACGGTTCAACTGCCCGACAAAATCCACCAACATGATGGGCCACCGAGTGGATTACTTTATTG CCTCAAAAGCTGTGGATTGCCTCCTGGATTCTAAGTGGGCAAAGGccaagaaaggagaggaagctTTATTTACAACTCGAGAGTCTGTAGTTGACTACTGCAACAG actcctgaaaaaacagttctttcaTCGAGCATTAAAAGTGATGAAAATGAAACCTGACAAggatacaaagaaagaaaaggaaaaaggaaaggctgagagtgggaaagaagaagagaagaaaagcaagaaggaaagcagcaaagatgagaaaactaagaaggagaaagaaaagaaaaaggatggtGAAAAAGAAGAGTGTAAGAAG GATGAGACCCCAGGAACgccaaaaaaaaaggaaactaagAGGAAATTTAAGCTTGAGCCACACGAAGACCAAGTTTTCTTGGATGGAAACGAG GTGTATGTGTGGATCTATGACCCTGTTCACTTTAAAACATTTGCCATGGGACTTGTACTTG TGATTGCTGTTATAGCTGCAACTCTGTTTCCACTTTGGCCAGCAGAAATGCGCGTTGGTGTATATTACCTCAGCGTAGGTGCAGGCTGCTTTGTAGCCAGTATTCTTCTTCTTGCCGTTG CTCGCTGCATCCTTTTCCTTATTATCTGGCTCATCACCGGAGGAAGGCATCACTTTTGGTTCCTGCCAAACCTTACAGCAGATGTGGGATTCATTGACTCCTTCAGGCCCCTGTACACACACGAATACAAAGGACCAAAAGCAGActtaaagaaagaggaaaaatcagaatccaaaaagcagcaaaaatatgaCAGTGAGGAGAAATCAGACAgtgagaagaaggaagaagaagacgGGAAAACAGAAGCAACGAGGAACTCGGGAACAGAAGGCTCAGGAGGAGAGCGGCATTCAGACACAGACAGTGACAGGCGTGAAGATGACAGGTCCCAGCACAGTAGTGGAAATGGAAACGACTTTGAAATGATCACAAAAGAGGAACTTGAACAGCAAACAGATGAAGGGGATTGTGAagaggatgaggatgaagatACTGAAAGTAGGCCTTCACACGAGAAGTCATAA